In Candidatus Sulfotelmatobacter sp., the genomic stretch GGCCAGCAGGATCGGCGTGCTTTGCGCCTGGCGGGCCAGGATCGCGGCCAGCGCCGCCTTTCGGGAGGCATCCAGCCCGGCCGTGGGCTCGTCCAGGGCCAGAAACGAGGCCGGGGCCACCAGGGCGGCGACCAGCAGCACCAACCGCTTCTCCCCCGCCGACAACTCCCAGGTCCGGCGTTCCAGGAAGCTGACTCCGAGTCCGAGCCGTCGCAGGATCGCCCGGGCCTCGTCGACCGTCTCACGGGCGTTTCGTCCCCGTTGTTCCGCGGCATATCGCAGCTCGGCGGCAACCCCATCCTCGAAAATCTGGAGCTCGGGATACTGACCCACCAGGATTCCAGGACGGTCCGGGGCCATGGCCCGCCGCACCTGAGGGCAATCGATGACCCCGACCGCGGCGCCCAGCAGCACGCTCTTGCCCGCTCCGTTCGGCCCGGTCAGCGCCACCACGCCGCTTTCGGGAAGGCGTACGACGAACCCCGCGTGGGTGCGGACTCTCGGGCCCGGCGCTCCGCGGTCGGGGGCGACCTCGAGCACGAGCCGCTCACCTCCCGGGGTCCCGATGGCGGGGACTGCCTCGCGCGGCGCTGGCTCGAAACTCCCGCCGATCGCCAGCCGCCGATCGGCGGCTGCGGCTTCGATCGAATTCTGGGTCGCCCAGAGGACGCCCATTCCCCCCCGCACTCGATCGCGAACCAGACCGAGAACGCGCGCCCGCGACTCGAGGTCGAGATGCGCGCCGGGCTCGTCGGCGATCAGGAAATCGGGACGGCCGACCAGCGACGAGGCCAGCAGCACCAGCTGCTGGCGGCCGGCCGAGAGCGTGCGCGGATCGATCTGCAGGTCGCGCGAGAGACCGAGGCGCTCGGCGACATGCCTCGTCTCGGCGTCGATCTCGGCCGGCGAGACGCCGAGGTTCTCGGCCGACATGGCGATCTCTTCCGCGACCGTCGAGCGCAGCAGCTGAGAGCTGGGGTCCTGGAGCAGGGTGGCGATGATCGGATCACCGTCTGCGCGAACGCCATTCCGCGGCGCTCCGGCGGGCGCGGTGCCTTCGATTCGGCGCGCCCCGCCTCGCGGCGGCCTCAGGCCCGCCGCCACCAGCAGCAGAGTGGTCTTGCCGCTGCCGTTCGGGCCCCCGAGCGCCACCCACTCTCCCGAGTCCACCGCCAGTGAAAAACCCTCGAGAACCGGCTGCGGCGCCCCGGGCGGGGCCACCGACACGTCCAGCAGCTCCAGCCGCATCAGCTCGCGCCCCGGCCGGCCCTCCACGCGGCGATGGCGGACTCGGCGACTTCGCGATGCGGCTGGCCCGAGCGCTCGGCCACCTCGCGAACCGATTCGAACTCGGGGACCGCGCGCTCGGTGCCGTCCGGAAGGCGCGCGATCTTGAGCGTGACCGGCCCGTGGGAGGTCGAGACGCTGACCGTGCGGCGCTCCAGCTCGAGGCGCTCCTCGATGCGCATCCGCACTCCCAGCGTGGAGGATTCCCGAAGCAGGAGTCCGCCCAGCTCGTCGGCACGATCCGGCGGCGCGATCACCACCAGCCAGAGACCCGGGCGGCCCTTCTTCATGACCGTGGGCACCACCATCGCGTCGAGCGCGCCGGCGGCGAGCAGGCGGGGAAGCAGGGCGCCGACCAGTTGAGGATTCTCGTCGTCGAGCGAGGTTTCGAGCACCGCAACCTGCTGACGAGCGGTCTTCGCCGGGTCGACGGTGCCGACCAGCACGCGCAGCACGTTCGCGAGCTCCTTCGGATCGCGGCTCCCCGCTCCGATCCCGGTCCGCTCCAGCCGGAAGGCGGGCGGCGCCGCCCAGCTCTCCACCAGGGTCGCAAGCAGCGCGGCGCCGGTGGGCGTGGTGAGCTCGCTGGCGATGGGCCCGAGCTCGACCGGGGCACCGCGAAGCAGGGCCACGGTCGCCGGCGCCGGCACCGGAATGCGGCCGTGCTGCGACATCACCTCGCCGCCCCCGAGGCGCGGGGCCGAGGCGAACACTCGTTCGATCCCGAGTGCTGCGAGCCCCTCGGCGGCACCCGCGACGTCCACCAGCGCATCCGCCGCGCCGACCTCGTGGAAGTGCACTTTCTCGATCGTGCTGCCGTGGACCTCGGCCTCGGCTTCGGCGAGCCGCTGGAAGATGGCCAGCGCCCGGGCGCGTGGCGCTTCGTCGAGCTCGGCCTGCTCGAGGATCTGCTCGACGTGGCGCAGATGCCGGTGCGGCTGGCGGGCCTCGGCGACCTCGACCTTGACCTGCAGCGCGTGGAACGGCCCGCGCTTCACGTCGTCGAAGCTGACGCGCACACCGTCCAGCTTCAGGCGCCGGGGCAGGGATTCGAGCGCCGAGCGGTCCCAGCCCGCGCTCACCAGCGCCCCGAGCGTCATGTCGCCGCTGATGCCGGCAAAGCAGTCGAAGTAGGCGATGCGCATCGGCTCTTTCGATTCAGCGCGCGCGCGCCCCGCGCACGATGAGATGCGCCGCGTAGCCCGCGCCGAAGCCATTGTCCACGTTCACCACCATCACTCCCGCCGCGCACGAATTCAGCATGGCGAGCAGGGGCGCGAGCCCCTTGAAGTGGGCGCCGTAGCCGACGCTGGTCGGCACCGCGATCAACGGCCGATCGGTGAGTCCGCCGACCACGCTCGGCAGCGCCCCCTCGAGGCCCGCCACCACCACCAGCGCCCGAGCATCGCGCAGTCGCTCGCGATGAGCCAGCAGCCGATGGAGCCCGGCGACCCCGACGTCGGCAACCAGCTCGGCGGGGCTGCCGAGCGTCCGGGCGGTGATCAGGGCCTCCTCGGCGACCGGCAGATCCGAGGTGCCCGCCGAGATCACGAGCACGCCGTTGCGGACGGCGCGCCGAGCCGCGCGGACGCGGCGTCTCCTCAGCACGACGCAGCGCGCTCGGTGGTGGATCTCGGCGTTTGGGAACGCCCCGGCCAGCGCCTGCCGCCCGGCGTCGTCAACGCGCGTCGCCAGCACCACGCCGCTCCGGCTCAGCAGCCGGCCCATGATCGCCACCAGTTGCGCCGGGGTCTTTCCCTGTCCGAACACCACCTCGGCGAACCCGGTGCGAAGGGTACGCTGGTGGTCCAGGGTGGCAAAGGCCAGGCGCTCGATCGGCTCGCCCTCGATGCTGCGCGCCGCCGCCGCCGGCGCCACGTCGCCGCGGCGGACGCGGCGGAGCAGCGCGCGCAGCTCAGAGCGCTGCATGTCCCTCCACTCCGGCGGCCGCCTGCGAGGGCCCGGGGTCGGCCGCCTCCTCGATTTCGGTCAGGTAGCGGGTCAGCAGCTCGACCATCTCATCCACCGTGCGGGTGCGGTTCACCTGCTCGCGGACACGCGCGCTGTTGGGCAGTCCCTTCACGTACCAGGCGACGTGCTTGCGCATCTCGCGCGCGGCGCGATCCTCACCCACCGAGCGCACCATCATGCGCAGATGGCGCACGCCGGCCTCGAGCCGTTCGCGCGCGGTGGGAAGCGGCAGGGTTTCGCCACGCTCCCAGGCGGCCCGCACGCGCCGGAACACCCACGGATCGCCGAACGCCGCGCGGCCCAGCATCACCCCGTCACACCCGGTGGTTTCCAGCATGCGCAGCGCGCTCTCGGGGTCGCGCACGTCGCCGTTGCCGATCACGGGAATGCGCACCGCGCGCTTGGCCTCTCCGATCATTTCCCAGTGTGCCTCGCCCTCGAATTTCTCGGCGCGCGTACGGGCATGAATCGCCACCGCCTTCGCTCCGGAATCTTCGAGCGCGCGCGTCACCTCGACCACGTTTCGCGAGTTGCCGTCCCATCCCAGCCGGATCTTGGCGGTAACCGGAAGCGCGCTGGCCTCGCTCATCTTCGAGACGATCCGGGAGATCAGCGGCACGTCCTGGAGCAGCGCCGCGCCGGCGCACCGATTGACCACCTTGCGCACCGGACAGCCCATGTTGATGTCGATCAGGTCGGGCCGCCGGCCTTCCGGAAGCTCGCACAGGAATCGTACGGCGTCGGTCATGACGCCGGGGTCCGAGCCGAACAGCTGGATGCCGATCGGCCGCTCGTGCGGCTCGAAGCCGATGTAGTCGAGAGTCGCCTGCTGGCCGCGCACCAGGCCGTCGGCCGAGACCATCTCGGTGTACACGGCGGCCGCTCCCTGCTCGCGCGCCAGCTGGCGGAAGGGTGAATCGCTGACCCCGGCGAGCGGCGCCAGCAGGAACGGCGAATCGATCGCGACCTCGCCGATCTTCAGCATGCGCGAACCGCCGCGCCCGGTCGCAGGCGGGCGAATCCCTCGAACGGCACCACCTCGCGGCCCTCCCGGCGGCACCATTCGAGCAGCCCGCCTCGCGCCACCACGCGGTCGGCCTCGCGCGCGCCACAGCGGTCCGAGAGCCCGTCGCCCACCACCACCGTGTGCAGTCCCATGGCGCGGAAGCGGCGAACCGGTTCGGCCTTGCAGTTTCCGCATCGGCCGCAACCGCCGGCGTGCGGGAACTCCGGGTAGAGCCCGCCGTTCTCGAAGCGCGCGCGATTGGCAAGGTACGGGATGTTCCCGAGACCATCGCGCGCCAGCAGCTCGCGAATGTAGAAATCGAATCCGTCGCTCACCACCAGCACCTCGTCGCCGCGCGCCAGCGCCGCGCTCGAAAACGCCGCGAAACCCGGATCCAGAGCGAATCCCCGCACGAACGCCAGTGCCTCGGGTTCGCTGACCCGCAGGTCACGGCATTCCTCGACGGTCAGATCCCGGCTCCCGATTTCGTCGCGCTGCCAGCGCGCCAGCAACTCGCGGCGCCGTTCCGCGCCGTCCGGCGCGAAGCGCGCGATCAGCGACGCCCCGACGTCGGCGGGCGAGAGCGTCCCGTCGAAATCACAGAGCCAGGCGACCCTCATCGAGTCGAGACGGTCTCGCGCTTGCCGGATCGCGGGGATTCGGCCGGGCGCGCGACCGCGAACACGTCCTTCGACGAGCGCGCTCCGAGCAGCGCCTTGAGACCGGCGCGATAGACCGGATCCGATTCCAGCGCCACACGCGCCGCCGCCGCATCTCCCTCGAGTCGCCGCGCCAGCTCGCGGCGCAGCGACTGCTCGAGCTGCGGGCGCTGGGCCGCGAGCGCCGCCGGATCCGCGGCCAGCTTCTCCTGCTGCAGGAAGTCGGTGAAGGCGCTCCACAGGTCCGGGCTGACGTCGGCCGTGAGCCGGGTGTCGGGATGCCCGTTCACCCAGCGATTGGCGAAGCGGAACGAGAGCAAGCGGCGCTCGACGTCGGTCATCAGCGGGGTGAGGGAGTCGGGCTCGATCGCCAGATCGGGCGCGATCCCGCCGCCGCCGCGCACCGGCCGGCCGGAAGTGGTGTGGAACAACGGTTCGCTCTTCGACGATTCGGCGGGGGCGCCCTCTTCATCGTCACCCGATTCGTCGTCGGCGTCGGATTGCACCGTCGGCAGACGATTGATGCAACGGCCGCTCGGCGTGTAGTAGCGCGCCGTGGTCAGCTTGACCGCGTCGCCGGTGCCGCGCAGCGGGAACACGCGTTGCACGAGCCCCTTGCCGAAGGTGGTGTGCCCGACGACCAGCGCGCGGTCCAAATCCTGCAGCGCGCCGGTCAGCACCTCGGAGGCCGAGGCGCTGCCGCCGTCCACCAGCACCACCAGTGGCCAGCCGCTCTCGGCGCCGGGGCTCTGCACGGTGTAGCGCTGATCCTGTGAAGCATCGCGGCCACGCGTCGACACCACCAGCGAGCCGCGCGGCAGGAACTGCTCGGCGATCGCCACCGCCTGATCGAGCACGCCGCCGGGATTGGAGCGCAAGTCGAGCAGCAGCTTCTTCGCGCCCTGGCGTTTGAGCTGGTCGAGCCCCTCGCGCACCTCGCTCGACGAGCGCTCGGAAAAGCTCGCCAGCCGGAGGTACCCGATTTCCTTGTCCACCATGAACGCGTAGGGGACGCTCTTGGTCTTGATGATGTCACGCTCGAGCGTCACGTCGCGTTCCTGGGTGTCGCCCTCGCCGAGCACGCCCAGCCGTACCGACGTGCCGCGCTCGCCGCGCAGCAGTTTCGAGGTGTCGTCGATGGTGAAGCCGGCGGTGGACTTGCCATCGATGTGCAGGATCGCGTCACCGGGGCGCAGCCCGGCGCGCCACGCCGGACTGCCTTCGACCGGCGAAATCACCGTCGGGTGATTGTCCCGGACGCTGACCAGCACGCCGATGCCGCCGAACTCGCCCTCGGTGGTGCCCTGCAGGCGCGCCAGCGCGTCGTGATCGAGGAACTGCGAGAACGGGTCGAGCTGCCTGAACAGGCCCTTGATCGCCCCGTCCACCAGCGGTCCGGGCGCGACCGGATTCACGTAGCTCTCCTCGACCCGATGGAGGACTTCGACGAAGTCGTCCATGTTGCCGTAGAGACCGTTGGTGGCGCCGCCGCGACCCGCCCACCAGCCCACCGCGAACAGGGCGATCAGCGAGGCGGCCAGCAGGAGTCGTCGAGACATCGAGGAGTTCACTCCCTTGAGGAGGCGGCTCGGCAGGCGGAATCGAGAGCCGGCAATGGAGATCGGGCGCGGCTCCAGAGCGGCGACGAATATAACACAGGGTCGGTTCTCACCGACTGACACGCGATTGGATGCTCCGGCCGGGGGCGGGATCGCGAGCGGGGCCGAATCAGTCGAACAGAGGCAGGATCAGAGCCTGATTCTGGATCACGGCAACCACGATGCCGTGCGCCACCTCGAGCGCGACCCCAATGCCCAGCGCCGCGCAGCTCGCCCACCACCACGCGGGTGGCCGCCCGCCCCCGCGGGAGCCGATCAGGCGGCGCACCGCCAGCCCCGCCAGCAGTGCAGCGGCCGGCGTGGCCAGGATCACGAAACGCAGCAACTTGGGGTAGCCCCGCGCTCCGAGCACCATGTGAGGAATCACCACCACCGCCATCCAGCCGAGCAGCGCCAGCGCGACGCGCCGAACCTGGCGCCCGCCGGTGAGCGCGATCAGTGCGGCCGGGACCAGCGTCCAGAGCGTGGTGACGAGCAGCGGGAGATACGACCACGCGGTGCGTTCGGCCACCACCCGATGTTCGAATGGATTGCTCGCGATCAGCGCGGCGGTCGGCTTTCCCGGATCCAGCAGCCAGGGCGGACCGAGTACCACCCACTGCCAGAGCGGCCACGGCGCCAGCACCACCAGGGCGGCGGCCACCGCGACCGCCACCGCCCGCCACATGCGCGCGTCGCGCCCGGCGCCGGGCTCGAGAGCCCAGGCCAGGAGCGCCACTCCCGGCAGCACCAGCAGCGCCGTCACCTTGACCCAGCTCGCGAGACCCACCAGCGCGCCGGCCAGCGCGGCCCGATGGAGGTCGCGCGCGCGCAGCGCATCGAGCAGTGGCGCGGCCGCCAGCGTGGCCGCCGCTAGCAGCGGTCCGTCGAGCCAGTGGTGGACGCCGACGTGGGCGCCAATCGGCGAGAACGCGGCGAGCACCGCGACGGTGAGGCGTTCGATGGCAGTGCCGGCGCCGAACGCGGCCGCCCGCAGCCGCAACAGGCCGATGAAGTAGGCGGCGTACGCCAGCAGCTGCGCGACCCCGAATCCGAGCGGCCCGATGGTCCCGAGCAGTACCGCGAACAACGCGATCCCCCCCGGCGGATGGTGATAGAAGAGCGGCCGGCCGTACATCTCGCGCGGCAGCACTTCGGGGGGCGCATCGGTGCCGAGCAGGTTGTAGCCGCGATGCTCGAGCAGCTGAACGGTCAGCGCACGATAGACCTGCTCGTCGTTCTCGAGATGGGGACCCTGCAGCGCGTTGGCGCGCACCAGCAGCCCGAGCGCGAAAATCAGGGCGATGGCCAGCGCGACCCGCGTCGGCCCGCGGCCGGGCTCGCGCGCGGGCGGCGCCGCGCGACGCTTTACGGACGCAGCCGGGCTTCGACCGCGGCCCACACCTGCTCCTCGAGCGCTTCCGCGGACAGCCCGGCATCCAGCACGCGCCAGCGCCGAGGCTCGGCGGCCGCGAGCGCCCGATAGCGCTCCCGCACGCGGCGGTGAAACTCGAGCGGCTCCTGATCCAGCCGATTGGTGGCGCCCGAGGCGCCGGCGCGCCGGTCGAGCCCGCGCTCGGGATCGAGATCGAACAGCAGCGTGAGGTCCGGCCTGAGCCCGCCGGTCGCCGCGCGATTCATGGCGCGCAACAACGCGTCATCGAGCTGTCGCCCGCCACCCTGATAGGCCAGCGTCGAGTCGTCGTAGCGGTCGCAGAGCACCACGCGCCCCGCCGCCAGCGCCGGGCGGATCACACCGGCCACCAGCTCGGCGCGCGCCGCCTCCATGAGGAACGCCTCGCTGAGCGGCTCGGGTCCGCGCCCGGGCGCGAGCAGCAGCGCGCGAACGCTCTCCGCCAGCGGCGTGCCGCCGGGCTCACGCGTGAGCAGCGGATCGAGACCGCGCGCGCGCAGGCGCGCCGCGAGTTTCTCGATCTGGGTGGACTTTCCCGTGCCCTCGCCGCCCTCGAAGGTGATGAACAGGCCCGGCATGCCGGGTGAGCTCAGCGCGCGGCGACGGCCTTGCGACGCCGGGCACGCGCGCGGCGAGGAGTCGCGCTGGAGCTTCCGTTGGCACCGTTCGCACCGTTGTGCGAAGGCGCGGCCACGGGGCGGGCCGCCTTGCGCGCGATCGGCGCCGCATCCTTCTTCACGGTCGGCGCACCTTTCTCGCGCAGCTGGCGCTCGGTGGCCTTGGGATCGCGGATGAACTGCTCGACCAGCTCGCGCGCGCGATCGTCGGGGATCTGCACCGGTGGCGACTTCTTGAAGTAGCTCGACGGGGCGATCAACGCGCCCTTGAGCCCGTGCTCCAGCCCGAGCTTCGCGCAGCGCACCGCGTCGATCACGATGCCGGCCGAGTTGGGCGAGTCCCAGACCTCGAGCTTCATCTCGAGGTTGAGCGGCACGTCGCCGAACGTCGTGCCCTCCATCCGGATGTGGCACCACTTGCGGTCCTTGAGCCAGGGCACGTAGTCCGACGGCCCCACGTGCACGTTCTCGGGAGACAGCTCGTAGGGAATGTTGCTGGTCACCGCCGAGGTCTTGCTGATCTTCTTCGACTCGAGTCGCTCTCGCTCGAGCATGTTGAGGAAGTCGGTGTTGCCGCCGAAATTGAGCTGGTAGGTGCGATCGATGCGCACGCCGCGCTCGACGAACAGATGCGCCAGCACGCGGTGGGTGATGGTGGCGCCGACCTGCGACTTGATGTCGTCGCCGATCACCGGCAGTCCCTTCTTCTCGAACCGCTGCTGCCAGTATTTCTCGCGCGCGATGAACACCGGAATGCAATTGACGAACGCGCACCCGGCTTCGAGCACCTGCTCGACGTACCACTTGGTGGCCTCTTCCGAGCCCACCGGGAGGTAGTTCACCACCACGTCGGTGCCGGTATCCTTCAGCAGGCGCACGATGTCCACCGTCGAGCCGGGGGCCTTCTCGATGATCTTCGAGAGGTACTTGCCGAGCCCGTCGTGGGTCATGCCGCGCTGCACCGTCACGCCCGACTTCGGCACCTTGGTGAACACGTAGGTGTTGTTGGGCCACGCCCCGATGGCTTCCGAGACGTCGCGGCCGACCTTGTTCTTGTCGATGTCGATCGCCGCCGAGATCTCCACGTCGCGGACGTGATAGCCGCCGAGATTCACGTGCATGAGGCCGGGCACGCGATCCGACTCCTTCGCGTTGCGGTAGTAGTGCAGGCCCTGAACGAACGACGATGCGCAGTTGCCCACGCCGATGATCGCTACCCGAACCTTGCCCATGACTCTCACGACCTCCTTATACGTCGCGACCCGCGCCGCGGGTGTTCTTCCAGACGTACGCCATGCGCTGAAACGCCGTGGCGAATGAGAACGCGACCAGCAGCAGCAACGCCGCCGGCATGATGGGACCGAGCCCCGCGAAGCCGGCGATGATCAGCACGATCATGCGTTCGGGCCGCTCGAACCAGCCCACGCGGCACTCCAGGCCGAGGCCCTCGGCGCGCGCGCGGGTATAGGACACCATGAACGAGCCCACCAGCGCCAGCATCGCCAGCAGGCTGATGGCGGCCCAGGTGACCGGCTCCAGCCCGCGGGCAAGCTGCTGCGCCACGCGCTCGGGATTGACCGCCAGGTCCACCAGCGTGCCGGTGTAGAAGCTCGCGATGCCGACCAGCAGCGCCGCCTCGGCGATGCGGTCGAGCGTCGAGTCGAGAAACGCTCCGAAGCGCGAGACGTGCCCGGTCGCGCGAGCCAGCTGGCCATCGAGGATGTCGCAGATGCCGGCGGCGGTGGCGAAGGCCGCGCCGGAACGGAAGTGACCGAGCGCGAACGCCAGACCCGAGGCCAGACTCAGGATCAATCCGAGAAAGGTGAGGTGATCGGGCCGAACGCCGGCCCGAGCCAGCGCCCGCACCAGGGGATCGAGCGCCACGTGCGCGAACCGTTTGAGCGACTCCTTGAGCGGCACGCGGCCGGAGCGAGTTCCCGACAGGGGGACGCTCACGATCTCTCCAGCGCGCGTCGCGCGCGCGTCCACCCGCTCAGCACCAGCACCATTTCCCCCCGTTGCTGCTCTCTCGTCAGCGCCTCACGCACGTCGCGCGCGCTGCCGTGCAGCACGTCTTCGAACATCTTGGTCAGCTCTCGGGCCAGTGCGATCGGCCGCGTCTCCCACACCTGCTCGAGATCCTCGAGGCAGGCGACGATGCGATGCGGCGACTCGAACGCCACCAGCGTCTCGGGCCGCTCGCGCAGGCTCTCCAGCCGCCGCACGCGCGCCGCCCGCTTCGGAGGCAGGAACCCGATGAACGTGAAACTGTCGGTGGGCAGCCCGCTGACCTGCAGCGCGGCGATCACCGCGCTCGGCCCCGGCACGCTCCGCACGCGAATGCCGGCCTCGACGGCCGCCCGGACCAGCGGGAAGCCGGGATCCGAGATCCCCGGCGAGCCCGCGTCGGTCACCACCGCCACCGACTCCCCGCCTCGAAGCCGCGAGAGCAGCTCGGGCACTCGAGCGCGCTCGTTG encodes the following:
- a CDS encoding ATP-binding cassette domain-containing protein; this encodes MEGRPGRELMRLELLDVSVAPPGAPQPVLEGFSLAVDSGEWVALGGPNGSGKTTLLLVAAGLRPPRGGARRIEGTAPAGAPRNGVRADGDPIIATLLQDPSSQLLRSTVAEEIAMSAENLGVSPAEIDAETRHVAERLGLSRDLQIDPRTLSAGRQQLVLLASSLVGRPDFLIADEPGAHLDLESRARVLGLVRDRVRGGMGVLWATQNSIEAAAADRRLAIGGSFEPAPREAVPAIGTPGGERLVLEVAPDRGAPGPRVRTHAGFVVRLPESGVVALTGPNGAGKSVLLGAAVGVIDCPQVRRAMAPDRPGILVGQYPELQIFEDGVAAELRYAAEQRGRNARETVDEARAILRRLGLGVSFLERRTWELSAGEKRLVLLVAALVAPASFLALDEPTAGLDASRKAALAAILARQAQSTPILLASQDPGWLGSLGASVLPIPDE
- the larC gene encoding nickel pincer cofactor biosynthesis protein LarC, encoding MRIAYFDCFAGISGDMTLGALVSAGWDRSALESLPRRLKLDGVRVSFDDVKRGPFHALQVKVEVAEARQPHRHLRHVEQILEQAELDEAPRARALAIFQRLAEAEAEVHGSTIEKVHFHEVGAADALVDVAGAAEGLAALGIERVFASAPRLGGGEVMSQHGRIPVPAPATVALLRGAPVELGPIASELTTPTGAALLATLVESWAAPPAFRLERTGIGAGSRDPKELANVLRVLVGTVDPAKTARQQVAVLETSLDDENPQLVGALLPRLLAAGALDAMVVPTVMKKGRPGLWLVVIAPPDRADELGGLLLRESSTLGVRMRIEERLELERRTVSVSTSHGPVTLKIARLPDGTERAVPEFESVREVAERSGQPHREVAESAIAAWRAGRGAS
- the larB gene encoding nickel pincer cofactor biosynthesis protein LarB; the encoded protein is MQRSELRALLRRVRRGDVAPAAAARSIEGEPIERLAFATLDHQRTLRTGFAEVVFGQGKTPAQLVAIMGRLLSRSGVVLATRVDDAGRQALAGAFPNAEIHHRARCVVLRRRRVRAARRAVRNGVLVISAGTSDLPVAEEALITARTLGSPAELVADVGVAGLHRLLAHRERLRDARALVVVAGLEGALPSVVGGLTDRPLIAVPTSVGYGAHFKGLAPLLAMLNSCAAGVMVVNVDNGFGAGYAAHLIVRGARAR
- the dusB gene encoding tRNA dihydrouridine synthase DusB → MLKIGEVAIDSPFLLAPLAGVSDSPFRQLAREQGAAAVYTEMVSADGLVRGQQATLDYIGFEPHERPIGIQLFGSDPGVMTDAVRFLCELPEGRRPDLIDINMGCPVRKVVNRCAGAALLQDVPLISRIVSKMSEASALPVTAKIRLGWDGNSRNVVEVTRALEDSGAKAVAIHARTRAEKFEGEAHWEMIGEAKRAVRIPVIGNGDVRDPESALRMLETTGCDGVMLGRAAFGDPWVFRRVRAAWERGETLPLPTARERLEAGVRHLRMMVRSVGEDRAAREMRKHVAWYVKGLPNSARVREQVNRTRTVDEMVELLTRYLTEIEEAADPGPSQAAAGVEGHAAL
- a CDS encoding HAD-IB family phosphatase, translating into MRVAWLCDFDGTLSPADVGASLIARFAPDGAERRRELLARWQRDEIGSRDLTVEECRDLRVSEPEALAFVRGFALDPGFAAFSSAALARGDEVLVVSDGFDFYIRELLARDGLGNIPYLANRARFENGGLYPEFPHAGGCGRCGNCKAEPVRRFRAMGLHTVVVGDGLSDRCGAREADRVVARGGLLEWCRREGREVVPFEGFARLRPGAAVRAC
- a CDS encoding S41 family peptidase, whose product is MSRRLLLAASLIALFAVGWWAGRGGATNGLYGNMDDFVEVLHRVEESYVNPVAPGPLVDGAIKGLFRQLDPFSQFLDHDALARLQGTTEGEFGGIGVLVSVRDNHPTVISPVEGSPAWRAGLRPGDAILHIDGKSTAGFTIDDTSKLLRGERGTSVRLGVLGEGDTQERDVTLERDIIKTKSVPYAFMVDKEIGYLRLASFSERSSSEVREGLDQLKRQGAKKLLLDLRSNPGGVLDQAVAIAEQFLPRGSLVVSTRGRDASQDQRYTVQSPGAESGWPLVVLVDGGSASASEVLTGALQDLDRALVVGHTTFGKGLVQRVFPLRGTGDAVKLTTARYYTPSGRCINRLPTVQSDADDESGDDEEGAPAESSKSEPLFHTTSGRPVRGGGGIAPDLAIEPDSLTPLMTDVERRLLSFRFANRWVNGHPDTRLTADVSPDLWSAFTDFLQQEKLAADPAALAAQRPQLEQSLRRELARRLEGDAAAARVALESDPVYRAGLKALLGARSSKDVFAVARPAESPRSGKRETVSTR
- the tmk gene encoding dTMP kinase; translated protein: MPGLFITFEGGEGTGKSTQIEKLAARLRARGLDPLLTREPGGTPLAESVRALLLAPGRGPEPLSEAFLMEAARAELVAGVIRPALAAGRVVLCDRYDDSTLAYQGGGRQLDDALLRAMNRAATGGLRPDLTLLFDLDPERGLDRRAGASGATNRLDQEPLEFHRRVRERYRALAAAEPRRWRVLDAGLSAEALEEQVWAAVEARLRP
- a CDS encoding CDP-alcohol phosphatidyltransferase family protein, whose translation is MSVPLSGTRSGRVPLKESLKRFAHVALDPLVRALARAGVRPDHLTFLGLILSLASGLAFALGHFRSGAAFATAAGICDILDGQLARATGHVSRFGAFLDSTLDRIAEAALLVGIASFYTGTLVDLAVNPERVAQQLARGLEPVTWAAISLLAMLALVGSFMVSYTRARAEGLGLECRVGWFERPERMIVLIIAGFAGLGPIMPAALLLLVAFSFATAFQRMAYVWKNTRGAGRDV
- the rsmI gene encoding 16S rRNA (cytidine(1402)-2'-O)-methyltransferase, whose protein sequence is MATPIGNLADLTQRAVRTLSEVDVIAAEDTRTTRRLLDHHGIQAKLVSLFEHNERARVPELLSRLRGGESVAVVTDAGSPGISDPGFPLVRAAVEAGIRVRSVPGPSAVIAALQVSGLPTDSFTFIGFLPPKRAARVRRLESLRERPETLVAFESPHRIVACLEDLEQVWETRPIALARELTKMFEDVLHGSARDVREALTREQQRGEMVLVLSGWTRARRALERS